The genomic region tcagcctggtggttctggctctgaaagATGGTATGTGTGGGGGGGGTTCTCCATGATTTTGTGAGCTCTCTTCAAACAATAATCCCAGTAGATTGTGTCATTGGGGCAAGAGAGACTCAGAGATCCTTTctgatgcaagattttttttaccaaatttaaaaaaagtcaaatGAATTTATCACTTGAATATTCATATATCAATAATGGCATCATTATCTGATGAGCTCTGACATAGTTATAGAGAATCTGTATAATGCAAACATCGTGTATGGGTTTCAAGGTGAATGAATCACATGACATTTTCTAATGAGAGTGGGTTACACTTTTATTTATACTCTATGCTTTTTCAGACTCTAGTGAAGACATTTGAGGTGTGTGATCTGCCTGTAAGAGCTTCCAAGTTTGTAGCCCGTAAGAACTGGGTCATCACCGGAGCTGTAAGTAGCTTTGATATCTTGCTCCATGTTTTTGCTTATAACAAATATCAGAGTAGAGCGCAAGGTAATGGTGTAACTTGGGCCTTTGTTGAGTTAAATAAGCATAATTGATCAGGCAGTGATGGGAAATGTATGTTTGCCTCAAGATATTCAGATAAGGGGCAAAATAAATATGGAGAACATTTCCTGTTGCTGTCCAGAAACTATTGTGGAAGTGGATGTGCTTGAGCAACGGTTGAGGAGACAATGCCAGTATGATAGGCCAtctatttctttttcaatttttttaattaacatttcataatatacacagcataaggagaatataaataacacaattaaaatggtatgtccCAAGTCTGTGGTATAAGTAtcatataaattccaaagagtgaaaatatGACTTAATAGAAATAATTCTCCAAACaagaaaacaaagataaagaaataattatattAAGTCATAACTAATTATAACCCACTActaaaaacaaaataataaaaagaaacaacaaaaaaaaacaactgagcgGCATATCCCGAGGATTTGTCAGATAGCTTAAAACATAGCTCTGGTATCATCTCCAGTTCACATTTGAGTGGTTACGGTTTGAAGGTTCTTGAAGGTACTGACAACTGTGGAACCAATAAAATGTCAGTATCTCCATATGAAAgggcattttttttaatcaaaactggattcatgaagaaaacaaattctaaaaaaaataatttgaagatGAAACTTTGCTCAAAACAACTTAACGTGTTATTCAAGCTAACAGTAGACAATTGAATCTTTTCTGAAAGTTTATCTTGCAGTGATTTTAGAATGTAGCTAAATTTAcagatttatttcaaaatttgatGAATGTATTCCAGCTCACCCCTCCTTTTCAGGGGCAATTAGAAATTTTGGCTCAGTCCACATCCTTTGAAtgaataaaaaaagaaattgctTGGAAACCTTAGAGGTGGTTGCCATGTCAGGAAGGAAATAGTGATGAAGACTCATGATACTTTGGTGATTATATTTATTGCATATTCTGTTTGTGTAGCAACATAGCATCCTGCAGATGACATAATTGTTAAATCAAGGTAATGACTGCTGTTGGTGTGGGTATTAAATAGATCATATTAACCTTTTATTATAGAAGATTCGGAACAAAGAGACTTTTAGTTGAAGCAATCTTCTAATATATTTGGCAAAGAATGGATGTGCATATGAGTTCAAATTGGAACTGGAAAAGGAGTATAGAAATATGgaaattaattattaattaaaaatattataacTAGCAGTCTTGAAGTTTCTACAAAGacagattatattatatatagatcaATTTGATGAGAATTTTATTGTCAAAGCTAATATCCAATTCCACACTACAATTTGTGCAATTTACAGTTATGTAATGCAGAATGAAAATCTAAACACTGGTGTCCCTCCACATGCTTATGAAATGAGAGGAGGAAGACTACCTTGAAAATAAAGCACCTGATTTATTGCATCTTTTTAACtgattaaacataattttgagACAGGAATTCAGAAATTTGTAACTCTTAAATTATCAGCaatatttaaaatcaaatgaagCCCAACTTCATTTGAAGCTAAtgacttttttttcaaaaaattgcaTTGTATTTGTTCTCCTGTGATTTAGGATGACATGCAAATCCGTGTTTTCAACTACAACACACTAGAGCGAGTTCACATGTTTGAAGCTCATTCAGATTACATCCGTTGCATTGCTGTTCACCCAACTCAGCCTTATATTTTGACCAGCAGTGGTGAGTGTTCATTATTTCAAATGAACAtgagacaacattttttttctgttaaaaTGAGAATGTAGCTGGATTTATTAATGTACTCCTCTTTAGATGACATGCTCATCAAGCTGTGGGACTGGGAGAAGAAATGGACATGCAGCCAAGTTTTTGAAGGGCACACCCATTATGTTATGCAGATTGTTATCAATCCAAAGGATAACAACCAATTTGCAAGTGCATCGTTAGATAGGACAATTAAGGTACGTGGACAAAGTTGAAAAGTAGTGCAAAGCTATTTGAAAGGATTAGCTGAAACCTTCATATTATAGTTAAAATTGTGATGAAAGTGTGAACTAATATCTTGAAAGTattaaaaatgtatctttttcttAAAAATAACAATTATAGATGGCCATATGACATTGAAGTATGATTGCACATTTTATTCTGAAACAgagtttctattttatttttataacaaTCTTCCAGGTTAAGTAACTTCTTAACATATTAATCCAGGTGTGGCAGCTTGGTTCTTCCTCCCCGAACTTCACCTTGGAGGGCCATGAGAAAGGTGTGAACTGTATTGACTACTACAGTGGTGGTGATAAGCCATACTTAATTTCTGGAGCTGATGACCGCCTTGTTAAAATCTGGGACTACCAGGTAAATATAAATCAATTGGTGAGTTGTTAACTGTGATCATGAAGCTTATTGTGCTAAGATACTGAATTATACTCGAAGCAACTGTTTGATTCTACaacttttgaaaattttataATAACATAGCCAAACTTGTATTAAATTTTCATTTGGTCAGAGGATGAAACATCTTACTAATTGAGCCAAAAAATGATAAAAGCACTGAGTCTGCAGTAAGTAATCTCCTGAAACAAGGTAAAGCGATAAACCAACTTTGAATTAGCACGGTTTGTGTTTGTGCACGTGGTTGCACAGTCCATTGAACCTtgtcaccttcaaggaatgcaTTGCCTAATGTATTGATTCAGTTAACCTGAATTGTTTTAGAACTGAAATGCTCAATGACAAATGTATGACAACTGAAATAAGACTGTTGTCTTTAGAATAAGACCTGTGTTCAGACACTGGAAGGCCATGCACAGAATGTATCTTGTGTCAGTTTCCATCCTGAGCTTCCAATTATCATCACTGGATCAGAGGATGGTGAGTATGATGTTTGTAATTGATATGAAATTAAACAAAATGTCCCAGATTTGCATCATTTTGCCTTCAAACCATATTTGTAAAACCAATTATCTTAAGATACTGAGAACTCCTcacaaaggggaagaaaagttttTTCTATCTATACATAAAACGTGGGctatttcagtagcaattttGTTTTGAGCCGATGATATAGAAACCCTGATGTTTCTGTATCTCGTTCATTGGGTTTGGTTTCCTTCACTCCCTTTTGTTTCATATACTCCTTTCAGGCTCACAAGGGCTCTATTTTGTGCATCTGTTTCAAGCTCACAAGAGCCCTGTTTCAGACTCTCCCTTCAAGGCCACTTGGATACTATTTTGCATGGTCCTTATTAATCCACTAGTTAGTACAGGTACAGAAACTTTTATCCAAAACCCTTGGGACCAGACGcttttcagaatttggaatttttcggATAATAGTAACGGTGATACATTAAGTAATTGCGCTGATTTCAGATTCACGCAAAACAAAGACGcactccaactagaagggtctctggaCGGGTGGGGGGGTTGCGGCGGTGGCACGGGGGAGGTTTTGACAGCCCCACCTGCCGCCCTGTAATTGCCCCACCGGCCGCCCCATGACGGGAGTGTGGGGGGTAGTAAATGAAGTAAGATAAACAACGAATCGGGCAACCGTatacagtgaatcagaggcgctggacttttttttccactggcacctataAAGTAAGGATTCCCTAGGGTTTCACTAATTACTGACATGGGATATTCAAGCGTGAGTTGAGTGTGAGTCACGTCTGGTCATGTATGATGCCAAATGTGAGATTTGGtgtgcagacaacatccatggaaaaaatgtttGGTTTTTGATTTTCaggattttggataaaagatttcaTACCTGTATGACTCTAACCATAAAATACTCTGCCACCACCTATCTACGCTACTGAAATGTacctttcttgcactaactgcaactgtggatatttatttatctatcctttgataCTTGTATCTTTTACTGTCGTTAATCATTTAATTTTtgttattgtagttggtgtacttTACATTTGTATTTGGCtagcaattaagaattttggaGCATCTGTGCAATGTATTTGTGAATTAAACAGTAAACTCATATTAACACTTGATTCCCAGGTATGACATGCAGAAGGCAAATTTATATTAAGGTCAATGTGAATTCTATTAAAAAGAGAAAGTGGGTTTATagttcaagatttgaataaataatttgaaaaatataatAGAACAATTGCACTTGGTTTTTAAAGGTACTGTACGTATCTGGCATTCAAGTACTTATCGACTGGAGAGTACACTGAATTATGGGATGGAACGAGTCTGGTGTGTGGCAAGTCTGAGGGGTTCCAATAATGTGGCACTTGGCTATGATGAAGGCAGCATCATTATTAAGGTATATGAGCTAAAATAGATTTGTTTTATGACAATAATCTACAAAGTAGAAGTGCTAATATTTGTTTTGCTAATAGTTGAACTTGGTTTCTTCACCAGCTTTGAAATATCAAACTGCTGCTTCTGGATGAAATTTTGTCATTGCCTTGACCATTCTATGTTCTGGATGGTAAACTAGACTATGCACCAGATACATTTTCAGGAGGTAGAGAGGGGATTTTATTGAAGCCTAGAGAATCTTGGGCAGCCTAGATAAAGTGAATAGTGATGGACTGTTCCACAGAATGTGAAAATCTAAAATAAGAGGACATAAATATTAGGTGAGGGGAGTGGGATTTAGAATAGATGTGAGGTGGTAGTTCTTCTTTAAGGATGGTGGGCATATGGAACAAACTTCCAAAGTGGTAGGGTGCCTACATTAGCTTCCTTTGAGCAACAattagataagtacatggattggaggggtatgggcctTATGTGGGTGTTTGAGTAAAGCAGAGGGACGTGTAGTTTACGTGGACAAGCAAGTATTATGGGCTTGATTCCATGTTGTAAGATTCAATGACATGTCATGAGGctattgaattttattttatgaACTCCATCCAAccacaaaaaaaagtttttttttcctacttggtctagatttgaaccccagacatTAGTGGAAACTGTCCCATCCTAATTTATTGTTCAGATTTTTGTTCTTCAGCCACAAAAATACTGATATTGGAATATTAGCATTTTAATTAAAGAACATTTTAACCATTTATGTACAAATTGCTTCTTTGCGTTTAAATGTAAAGGGAAAGTTTACATATAACAGCATTTTCACAATTCCTTTTAGCTTGGTCGAGAAGAACCAGCAATGTCCATGGATGCCAGTGGTAAAATTATTTGGGCTAAGCATTCTGAAGTCCAACAGGCTAATCTGAAAGCAATGGGTGATACTGAGATAAAAGATGGTGAAAGACTACCTTTGGCTGTGAAAGACATGGGAAGCTGTGAGATCTATCCACAATCAATTCAACACAATCCAAATGGAAGGTATaatgatatataaaaaaaattatatatatgggtgatctcagtctggcagtttgagaccatggacagatatgttggcaaggaaatgggatcgagaattgaaatgggtggtctctggcagacagagccgaggtgctcaacaaagctatctcccagtctgcatctattttctttgatgtagaggagaccacaacgagagcaccagatgcagtagatgactcctacagattcacaagtgaaatgttgtttcacttcGAAGGAGTTTTGGGCCACGAAtgatgctgagggaggaggtgtaggcacaagtggaacatctcctgcgatcgcaggggtaggtcccaagggggaaattggaggaacaacacctcatcttctgactgggcaccctccaactggttgtcattaatatcgacttctccccTTGTTTCTCCATTCcctatctccttttgcacagacatgataaattctacctagtctcttatcacatccaattaacaccttttgttggtcttgaTACCTCCCCCATTGATTGAATCCTGCTTCTTCttttcctgaagaagggctctggcctgaaacatctttgtctcctatagatgttgaaaagtccatctgacttcctcctgcattttggtgtttttatgactaatatatttcagtttttttaaaaataactccaCAATGTAAAATTGACCAAGACaatcaaatatttattttgtcaTAAATCAACAATTGGGACTCATGACTGAAATGTTTAACTTGgtttaatgacattttaaatagtgTAATTTCTTGTTAAGAATTGGGCCTTAATCTCACTTGACTGTGTCACTCGGATATAAAAGGGGTTACTTTTACCTTAAGACACACAtgtcaaatttggcccgtgatataattatatttggcccgcaagatcatatcaaatatgtattagagctggcccgctggcctccgcgccagtatagcgcttgcacagctaatactacaaatcccagaatgctttgcaaatgcgttggcgccggcccgtcagcccgctaatcgcccccacctcctccgtttcctttcattagcatctgcgacctgtcgcccaactcacgcgTAATAAACCCcgtacgaaaaatggccaaatgaaagacagaaaacaggacctttcaagacaggtgggaggcagactataaaagataaacctgtttgtcattgaagcaagttgttatttttttgacttgttggcttgtgaaaaaaaatacatttaaaaggagcttaaaggctatagagaaatattatttattgaatattttatttctcatttgttaatgcttcttctggaaagagtttaaccaaaactattattaaacatttattttaataagaaaaagtttaatattacatacgttgaaagaagagaaaacatgcagatgttgttgaaaattttcaataattatttagtttggcccatgacttagtccaagtttttaattttggccctctgtgaatttgagtttgacacccctgccttaagaCATTATTAAAATAATCTTATCTATCAAATGGGTTTTCCTTGTGTCAGTATCAGAAAGTTATATTTTTAATACTCTTAGAAATGacatttggtgattttttttcccatctcttTTACTAGCAAACATAAGTTACAAAATCTAAGGGAAAATAAGGCATTGTTGCTCTTTTAAATGAAGGCATTTAATATTCCTCCTGTTGTTATTGCATTTCTTCTGTGCCAAGTGATTtgagcaatttttaaaatgaggtgtATAGTTGTTGCCTGTTATTTCAAGTACTTCTTTGAGTTGTTATTTTATCTGTTGGGTATTTAAAAAATCAGTTTTCTTAGTCTGAAATTTGTGTTCATaaattaatttcaattttggAATTTAGATTTGTTGTGGTCTGTGGTGATGGTGAATACATTATCTACACTGCAATGGCTTTGCGAAATAAGAGCTTTGGATCTGCACAGGAGTTTGTATGGGCACATGATTCTTCTGAGTAAGTAATATTTGGGGTACAAGATGACTTTAATCTTTCATCAGAAAATAAATGAGTGACTAGTCAATTTGCTTTCATTTTCAGATATGCAATCAGGGAAAGTAACAGTATAGTAAAGATCTTCAAGAATTTCaaagaaaagaaatcatttaagcCTGATTTTGGAGCAGAAGGTAATAAGCTATAGTATATATGGTTCTTGCTCATGTTCAAGGAAACAGATGGACATACTTCATCAAGATTGCATTTCCTGCAGAAAATTATCTGCTCTACATTTAGTTCTGAGCACCTAATGGATTTTATTTTACCTGGTCACCCTGCCACCAAAAACAAGCATCTatgtaacattttttaaactcttACTGAGGACAACCAGTGTAAGAATGAGTAAATGTCAACACTTTCTCAGAACAACTGGAAGATTTCTTAGGAAGGTAAATAATGGAAAGGTTTTGCTTggtctgtgtgtgtattttaaattttatcctGATTGGATATTGGTAGAAGCTCTGACAGCACATCATCCATAATTTGCCTGGTGACTATAgttgaatgtttttaaaaaaaaatatatagaaaagATCTTTACACACTGACAACCTGCTTATTAATATATCGTAGATCAGATTTAGAAAATCTTTAACTGCATTTATTCAAATAAATTGTATGAAGGATGCACTGAATGATTGAAAACATCTATTTTATTACTCAGAATTAAATCACCAAATATTTTTTCCCTTGGGTTGTATGAGAGGGCAAGGTAAGTACAGGTCATGTAGGTTGGTTGTCTGAGAATTTAACAATTGGAGTATATTAAGGCAAGATGTGGGATCTGAAATGGATAATAGAGGAAAACTGAAGACAAAAAAATGTCAACAAATTACATTTTTCCTTGAATTTGATGAATACAAAGCTTTTCTTGTTCACAGGCATCTCTGGCGGTTTCCTCCTGGGAGTTCGGTCAATGAGTGGCCTAGCATTTTATGACTGGGACACCACTGAGCTCATACGTAGAATTGAAATACAGCCCAAATGTGTAAGTGATGTATCATAACCCACAATTAGTGACCAACAAGAGAGATTGTTCCAAACTAGGAGCAGTGTTTAGCTCTATTAACTTAAGATTTGTTTTGGGCTTTAAActgagtacagtaaaacccctcttttctggaatttaagcaaccagcagAAAAAATTGCAaccaataaataagtaaaaaatatgcaagtttaaaattggtgtgcctcgccattagtttgccATTCTCAACcagccagaaaattcacttattctgcatctaccaatccccataggtgccagattacaggggttttactgtatatatcctTTCAGATGACTAGACATTCATTTAGTCCCAACTGCCTCTCTCCATCCAGACAGTGAGTGTTTTGAGTTTGAGGCATCTTTGTCAAGACtggttattttcacttgttcatttttcaaaataaaacttTGGATTTGACAGTACATGTTTCAGTGATATTGTCTTGACACTAATTAACAATGttattttgttttcctttcagATATTCTGGTCAGACTCTGGTGAACTGGTTTGCATTGCCACTGAAGATTCCTTCTTTATTTTGAAATACCTTACTGAAAAAGTGACAGCAGCACAGGAAACACATGAAGGAGTTACAGAGGATGGAATTGAAGATGCCTTTGAGGTAAATTGGCCCCATTCACTGTAATGAGTAGGAAGTTAATAAAAACTAATGAAATTGCGAGCTGTAAAATATATTTGAATAACACTATGCTCCAGTTACAGGAGTCTGGAAGTCTCAATTAATGCATAAATTTTTGTTCtggaaatgtgtttttttttgcttctgtttAATACCGAAAAAGGCTTTCAATGACTTATTGACTTGTTTATTTCTTTGGGTGTACCTTGTCTAGGTTCTTGGTGAAATTCAGGAAATTGTGAAGACGGGATTATGGGTAGGAGACTGTTTTATCTACACCAGCTCTGTGAACAG from Narcine bancroftii isolate sNarBan1 chromosome 9, sNarBan1.hap1, whole genome shotgun sequence harbors:
- the copb2 gene encoding coatomer subunit beta' encodes the protein MPLRLDIKRKLTARSDRVKSVDLHPTEPWMLASLYNGSVCVWNHQSQTLVKTFEVCDLPVRASKFVARKNWVITGADDMQIRVFNYNTLERVHMFEAHSDYIRCIAVHPTQPYILTSSDDMLIKLWDWEKKWTCSQVFEGHTHYVMQIVINPKDNNQFASASLDRTIKVWQLGSSSPNFTLEGHEKGVNCIDYYSGGDKPYLISGADDRLVKIWDYQNKTCVQTLEGHAQNVSCVSFHPELPIIITGSEDGTVRIWHSSTYRLESTLNYGMERVWCVASLRGSNNVALGYDEGSIIIKLGREEPAMSMDASGKIIWAKHSEVQQANLKAMGDTEIKDGERLPLAVKDMGSCEIYPQSIQHNPNGRFVVVCGDGEYIIYTAMALRNKSFGSAQEFVWAHDSSEYAIRESNSIVKIFKNFKEKKSFKPDFGAEGISGGFLLGVRSMSGLAFYDWDTTELIRRIEIQPKCIFWSDSGELVCIATEDSFFILKYLTEKVTAAQETHEGVTEDGIEDAFEVLGEIQEIVKTGLWVGDCFIYTSSVNRLNYYVGGEIVTIAHLDRTMYLLGYIPKDNRLYLGDKELNIVSYSLLVSVLEYQTAVMRRDFSMADKVLPTIPKEQRTRVAHFLEKQGFKSQALAVSTDPEHRFELALQLGELKIAYQLAVEAESEQKWKQLAELAITKCQFALAQECLHHAQDYGGLLLLATASGNAPMVNKLAKVVEKDGKNNVAFMTYFMQGELDNCLELLIKTGRLPEAAFFSRTYLPSQVSRVVKLWKENLSKINQKAAESLADPTEYENLFPGLKEAFVAEQYLKETINTKSRPARDYPFVTPNEERNIIEESKKDFVPCLHGISVEKASDKVEVAEPVMSSLITSVTAEAVLESTDSVDLQTKKSLAELDDDLDNLELDDIDTSDVNLDEEFLDD